Within the Opitutaceae bacterium TAV5 genome, the region GTTTCACCCACACGAGCGTGGCCCTGCGCGACGCGCTCGCCGGCGCCGGTCTGCCGGCGGTGGAGGTGCACATTTCGAATATCCACAAGCGCGAGGAATTCCGCCACCGTTCGCTGACCGCTCCCGTCTGCCATGCGGCCATCACCGGTCTCGGGCTCGAGGGTTATTTTGCGGCCGTTCGTTACCTGTTATCCATAAAACTGTGACCGACGCCGTTTCCACCAGCCAGGCCCTCTCTCCGGAGCAAGCTGCGGAGTCTCCCGTGCCCGCTGCGTCCGCTCCGGACGGGCCGGCTCCGGCGGCGACCGCCTGCTGGTACGTCGCGCATACCAAGCCGCGCTGCGAAAAAAAATTCTCGGCGCTGATGCAGGCCGAGCGTTTCGAGCACGAGCTGCCGCTGATCGAAAGCGTCCGCCGCTACGGGCGGAAAAAGAAAAAGTACCTGAAACCGATTTTTCCCGGCTATGTGTTTATCCGGATCATGCCCGTGCAGAAGCCGCGCTGCTTCCAGCAGGAACTGCTCGTGCGACTCATCGACGTGGACCAGCAGAAACGTTTCGAACGGCAACTGGACGACGTCCGCAAGCTGGTCGCCTCGGGGCTGGAAGTCATGCTCTACCCGCAGCTCAAGCGGGGCGCGATGGCGCGCATCCGCAGCGGTCCGCTGCGCGGCGTGCAGGGCGTGATCGATGATCCGAAAAACCCGGGCGGCATTGTCCTCGTGGTGGACGTGCTCCAGCAGGGCGTGCTGGTAAAAGTGCCGGTCGAGGATCTGGAGATCGATCCGTAAAACCCGGCCGGCCTGCTGTCCATTTGAGCACGGATTACAACCGGCGGGTTCATTTTTTTAACCGCTAAAGAACGCTAAAATCCGCTAAAACCAGACCACTCCCAAGCCAGACCCCCCTCTTCTTTTTCTCTCTCCGTCTCTCCCGGTTCGATTCTAGCGTTCTTCAGCGTTCTTTAGCGGTTCCAAAGCTGCTGAATCCGGATACAGCAACAGTAACCGGAGGAAGAGGCGGTCTTCAGGGCGTGCCGGGAGGCGGGAGGATCGGGATTAGCGAAGATTAGCGACGATTAGCGGTTCCCCGCTCCCGCTCCCGCTCACGCGCCGAACAGCCAGGCGATCGCGTCCCAGTGCCGGAAAAGCGCGCCGGCGGCGTGCATCACGGCGCACGCGGCCAGCGCTGCGGCCACGTCATCGACGACCACACCCCAGCCGGCCGGCAGCTTTTGCAGGCGCGAAATGCCGAAGGGCTTGGCGATATCGAACACCCGGAACAGCAAAAAACCCGCCAGAAAGATCGCCCACGGCGCACGGACAACCCACTCGGCCGGCAGGTAATGCCAGCCGATGTAGCAGAGCGGCATCGCCATGAATTCGTCGAGCACCACGCAGCCGGGGTCGCGCCGCCCGAGCCGCAATTCGGCTTCGCCGCAAATGCCCACGGCCAGCCAGAGACCGGCCAGCGCCAGCAATGCGAACGAGAGCGGGTGCAGATCGTAAAACACGAGCACGCTGTAAACCGCGCCGGCCAGCGATCCCCAGGTGCCGGGAGCCTTTTTGGCGCGGCCCACCGGCCCGACCAGCGCGAGGGCCAGGACGGCCCGCGTCGGGAGAAAGCGCGGCCATACGGGGTGTCCGGGGTCGATGTTGCTCATGGCGAGGCCGTGGGTTCGTCGACCATCAGGCTCCAGTTATTGCGGAAATAACGGTAGCCGGACCAGACGGTGAGCACGGTGCCGGCGATGAAACCGGCCATGCCGATCTTGTGGACCCAGGAAGAAAAGGGCACCAGGTCGATGGCGACCAGCCGGCCGATATCGTCCCGGATGACGGTGGATGCCAGCAGGAACCCGATCGCGATGAGCTGCGTGAGGGTTTTCACCTTGCCGCCGCGGTCCGCCGCCACCACCACGCCTTTCGACGACGCCAGCATGCGCATGCCCGAGACCATGAATTCCCGGCACAAGGTAATCAGTGCGAGCACGATCCAGATCGGGTTGTGGTAGATCGCCACGAATGCGACCATCAGGCCGATGACAAAAATCTTGTCGGTGAGCGCGTCCATGAACTTGCCGAAGTTGGAAACGATTTTCCGCTTGCGTGCGATGTAGCCGTCGAGCCAGTCGCTGACCCCCGCGCCGACAAACAGGATGAAGGCGAGGGTGGCGGCGCCGGGCCATGACTGGTACATGAGCGCGACGACCAGAAAGGTCAGCGGAACGCGTGAAAGGGTGAGCAGGTTAGGCAGGTTGAGCACGGCGTAGGTACCCCGGAACAGAGTAGCCGGCCGGGGCCTTGGCAAGGATGGATACGCTTTTGCCGGACAGGGGGGACCCAATGTGGTGTCAGCTCCATCTCTCCGAAATGCCACTGACATCGGTTTGGCCCCCCCGCCCCCCCCCCGTCCGGCACGGCGGGGGCTGTTTTCCCGCTTTCGTTGCGGCGGGTTTTGCGCCGGAATCGCCACCGCCATGACCGACGACTCCGCCGCCGCCGTATCCGCATCCTCTCCCGCCTATGCGCCGCTCCGTCGCTGGAAGTGCACGGTGTCCTACGACGGCACCGGGTTTTCCGGCTGGCAGAGCCAGCCCGACGGCAACGCCATCCAGGATCATCTCGAACGGCGGCTGGCCCTGATCCTCGGCGCGCCGGTGCGCATCCACGGCAGCGGGCGGACGGATGCGGGCGTGCACGCGCGCGCGCAGGTGTTCCATTTCGACGCGATCTGGTGGCACGGCCCGGAAAAACTCGTGGCGGCCTTTCGCGCCGGCAGCGGGGCGGACCGGCTGCCGGAGGGTATCCAGGTGACCGATACGCAGGTGGCGCCGCCGACGTTTCATGCCCGGTTTTCCGCCACGGGAAAACGTTACACCTACGAAATTTTCAACGGAGGTTTCGCCGATCCGTTCACGCAGGCGTATTGCTGGTCCGTGCCGCGCGA harbors:
- a CDS encoding antitermination factor NusG; protein product: MTDAVSTSQALSPEQAAESPVPAASAPDGPAPAATACWYVAHTKPRCEKKFSALMQAERFEHELPLIESVRRYGRKKKKYLKPIFPGYVFIRIMPVQKPRCFQQELLVRLIDVDQQKRFERQLDDVRKLVASGLEVMLYPQLKRGAMARIRSGPLRGVQGVIDDPKNPGGIVLVVDVLQQGVLVKVPVEDLEIDP
- a CDS encoding phosphatidylglycerophosphatase, with amino-acid sequence MSNIDPGHPVWPRFLPTRAVLALALVGPVGRAKKAPGTWGSLAGAVYSVLVFYDLHPLSFALLALAGLWLAVGICGEAELRLGRRDPGCVVLDEFMAMPLCYIGWHYLPAEWVVRAPWAIFLAGFLLFRVFDIAKPFGISRLQKLPAGWGVVVDDVAAALAACAVMHAAGALFRHWDAIAWLFGA
- a CDS encoding CDP-diacylglycerol--glycerol-3-phosphate 3-phosphatidyltransferase, coding for MLNLPNLLTLSRVPLTFLVVALMYQSWPGAATLAFILFVGAGVSDWLDGYIARKRKIVSNFGKFMDALTDKIFVIGLMVAFVAIYHNPIWIVLALITLCREFMVSGMRMLASSKGVVVAADRGGKVKTLTQLIAIGFLLASTVIRDDIGRLVAIDLVPFSSWVHKIGMAGFIAGTVLTVWSGYRYFRNNWSLMVDEPTASP
- a CDS encoding tRNA pseudouridine synthase A, whose translation is MTDDSAAAVSASSPAYAPLRRWKCTVSYDGTGFSGWQSQPDGNAIQDHLERRLALILGAPVRIHGSGRTDAGVHARAQVFHFDAIWWHGPEKLVAAFRAGSGADRLPEGIQVTDTQVAPPTFHARFSATGKRYTYEIFNGGFADPFTQAYCWSVPRELDRAAMQDAAERLVGRHDFRAFSASGGEERESTVRELRVLEVKERGHRRLRITAQADGFLYKMVRSLAGALVHAGQGKLSPDDIAALLAGGRRTRQIETAPPRGLFLDKVFYGQSGQSGQAGEAAPAGG